CTGGTGGCCGATACGCAACCCTGGCCGCAAATGCAGGGAACCGCCAAACTGAGTCCGGGGCAGTGGAGTAGTGATGTCCCGGCCCTGCGCGAGATCCTCAAACGCTCCGGGATGATTGACGGCGGGCCAAAAATAGCCCTGCCGGGCGACGATCCGCAAAGCGTGGTTGTCAGTCCGTCAGCCCCGCCGGTTGAGAAGAAAAAGAAGTCTGTCTCCAGCAAGCCGGCCGCCTATGACCGCAGTCTTGTAGAGGCGGTCAAAGCCTTCCAGACCACCCAGGGGCTGGGCGCGGATGGCGTGATTGGCCAGGGCACGCGTGACGCGCTGAATCTCACTCCTGCTCAGCGTGCCGGGGTGCTGGCGCTCAATATCCAGCGTCTGCGCCTGCTGCCGGCCACGCTCTCCACCGGCATTATGGTGAATATCCCGGCCTTCTCGCTGGTCTACTATCAGAACGGTAACGAGGTGCTGGCATCGAGAGTCATCGTTGGCCGTCCGGATCGTAAAACGCCGATGATGAGCAGCGCCCTGAATAACGTGGTGGTCAACCCGCCGTGGAATGTGCCGCCGACGCTGGCGCGCAACGATATCCTGCCGAAACTGCGGGATGATCCCGGATATCTTGAACGCCACAACTATACCGTTCTGCGCGGCTGGAACAGTAAAGAGGCGATCGATCCGTGGCGGGTAGACTGGGCGACTATTACGCCTGCGAATCTGCCATTCCGTTTCCAGCAGGCGCCCGGGGCGCATAACTCGCTGGGGCGCTATAAGTTCAACATGCCCAGCTCGGATGCCATCTATCTGCACGATACGCCTAACCACAACCTGTTCCAGAAAGACGTTCGCGCGCTCAGCTCCGGTTGCGTGCGCGTGAACAAGGCGTCAGAACTGGCTAACATGCTGTTACAGGATGCGGGCTGGAACGACACACGCATCTCCGACGCGCTGAAGCAAGGCGACACGCGCTATGTGAATATCCGCCAAAATATTCCGGTTAATCTGTATTATCTGACTGCATTCGTCGGCAAGGACGGTCGGACCCAGTATCGTACAGATATTTACAATTATGATGAGATCGCCAGGTCCAACACACAAATTATTGCCAGGGCCGAGCAATTGATCAGGTAAATGAAGAAGTTCGGAAAATTCTGCTAGCCTAAGTAAAAAACAGGAACGGGGTTTGCGGCTGCAAGCCCCGTATTTCCTGGATTCTGCTACCTTGACGGTGACAGGTTTGCCCGGTAAGGTGCCCTTCGTGCGCTGTAGTGCATATAGACGATAACACTGACCTGTAGACCTGATTACCATGGACAAATTCGACGCTAATCGCCGTAAGTTGCTGGCGTTAGGGGGCATTGCGCTGGGCGCTGCCATCTTACCGACGCCATCATTTGCCACGCTCTCCACCCCTCGACCACGCATTCTGACGCTTAATAACCTGCATACAGGTGAGTCAATAAAAGCGGAGTTTTTTGACGGCCGGGGCTATATTCAGGATGAATTAGCAAAGCTTAATCATTTTTTCCGTGATTTCCGCGCAAATAAGATTAAAGCCATCGATCCGGGATTATTCGATCAGCTTTACCGCCTGCAGGGCCTGCTGGGAACCCGTAATCCGGTCCAGCTTGTCTCCGGTTACCGCTCCCTTGATACCAATAACGAACTACGCGCCCGCAGTCGTGGAGTCGCTAAAAAAAGTTATCACACCAAAGGGCAGGCGATGGATTTCCATATTGAAGGCGTTTCGTTAGCCAATGTTCGCAAAGCTGCGTTATCTATGCGCGCAGGTGGTGTAGGATATTACCCACGTAGCAACTTTGTGCATATTGATACCGGGCCATTGCGGCACTGGTAATAACGAAATCAGGAGCAGTATGAACTATCGTATTATTCCGGTCACCGCGTTCTCTCAGAACTGTTCGATTATCTGGTGTGAGCAAACCAAACTGGCAGCGCTGGTCGATCCTGGTGGTGATGCAGAGAAGATCAAACAGGAAGTCGCTGCCGCTGGCGTGACCTTAATGCAGATTTTACTCACCCACGGTCATCTCGATCACGTGGGGGCGGCGGCCGAGCTGGCGCAGCACTACGGTGTGCCGATCGTCGGTCCGGAAAAAGAAGATGAGTTCTGGCTGCAGGGCTTGCCGGCGCAAAGCCGCATGTTTGGTCTGGATGAGTGTCTGCCGCTGACGCCGGGTCGCTGGCTGAATGAAGGTGAGAGTGTCAGCGTCGGTAATGTGACCTTACAGGTCTTACACTGTCCGGGACATACGCCAGGTCACATTGTCTTCTTTGATGACCAGTCGCGTCTGCTGATTTCCGGCGACGTGCTCTTCAAAGGTGGAGTAGGGCGCAGCGACTTCCCGCGTGGCGATCATGCGCAGCTGATCCGCTCGATCAAAGAGAAGTTATTGCCGCTGGGTGATGACGTGACCTTTATCTCCGGCCACGGCCCGATGTCGACGCTGGGCTACGAGCGGCTGCACAACCCGTTCCTGCAGGATGAACTGCCGGTCTGGTAACGAACATTAAAAAAAGCCTGCTTTAAGCAGGCTTTTTTTTGCCCGGTGGCGCTGACGCTTACCGGGCCTACGTGTAGGCCGGGCAAACGCAGTGCCGCCCGGCTTAACGTTTACAGCACAGCCACAATCGCTTCGCACAGCGGCGCCATGTTATCCGGCGTCATACCCGCCACGTTAACACGACCGGAAGCCACCGCGTACACGCCAAACTCTTCACGCAGACGCAGAACCTGTTCTTTGGTCAGGCCGCTGAAGGAGAACATGCCGTTCTGCTTGATGATGAAGCTAAAGTCGCGATCCGCGCCTTTCTCCGCCAGGGTGTTCACGAACAGCAGGCGCATGCGCTGGATGCGTTCACGCATGTCGTTCAGCTCCTGCTCCCAAATGGCGCGCAGCGCGTCATTGCTGAGGATGGTCGCCACCACAGACGCACCGTGAGCCGGTGGGTTGGAGTAGTTAGCACGAATAACGGATTTCATCTGGCTGAACGCACGATCAACGGTCTGCTCATCAGCAGCCACCAGCGTACAGGCACCAACGCGCTCGTTGTACAGACCGAAGTTCTTGGAATAGGAGCTGGCAACAATCAGCTCTTTATGCAGCGCTGCGAACGCACGCAGGCC
This Leclercia sp. S52 DNA region includes the following protein-coding sequences:
- the ldtD gene encoding L,D-transpeptidase gives rise to the protein MLLNKMYGRQLSALSLCLTVVVAPLFSARADEPELVPVDSSATMGAQPTSLSQPLEQSPATAIMAGIRPLPADVSAEQRRQQLLSALPAGYSPVYLNQLTLLYAARDMKPMWDDRDAVRAFQQQLAEVAIAGFQPQFTAWVELLTQPSVTGMARDVILSDAMMGYLQFVAGIPVNGNRWLYSTKPYKMTTPPLSVINQWQLALDNGTVPNFITRLAPAHPQYAVMHQSLLQLVADTQPWPQMQGTAKLSPGQWSSDVPALREILKRSGMIDGGPKIALPGDDPQSVVVSPSAPPVEKKKKSVSSKPAAYDRSLVEAVKAFQTTQGLGADGVIGQGTRDALNLTPAQRAGVLALNIQRLRLLPATLSTGIMVNIPAFSLVYYQNGNEVLASRVIVGRPDRKTPMMSSALNNVVVNPPWNVPPTLARNDILPKLRDDPGYLERHNYTVLRGWNSKEAIDPWRVDWATITPANLPFRFQQAPGAHNSLGRYKFNMPSSDAIYLHDTPNHNLFQKDVRALSSGCVRVNKASELANMLLQDAGWNDTRISDALKQGDTRYVNIRQNIPVNLYYLTAFVGKDGRTQYRTDIYNYDEIARSNTQIIARAEQLIR
- a CDS encoding MBL fold metallo-hydrolase, which encodes MNYRIIPVTAFSQNCSIIWCEQTKLAALVDPGGDAEKIKQEVAAAGVTLMQILLTHGHLDHVGAAAELAQHYGVPIVGPEKEDEFWLQGLPAQSRMFGLDECLPLTPGRWLNEGESVSVGNVTLQVLHCPGHTPGHIVFFDDQSRLLISGDVLFKGGVGRSDFPRGDHAQLIRSIKEKLLPLGDDVTFISGHGPMSTLGYERLHNPFLQDELPVW
- a CDS encoding YcbK family protein, yielding MDKFDANRRKLLALGGIALGAAILPTPSFATLSTPRPRILTLNNLHTGESIKAEFFDGRGYIQDELAKLNHFFRDFRANKIKAIDPGLFDQLYRLQGLLGTRNPVQLVSGYRSLDTNNELRARSRGVAKKSYHTKGQAMDFHIEGVSLANVRKAALSMRAGGVGYYPRSNFVHIDTGPLRHW